A DNA window from Trypanosoma brucei brucei TREU927 chromosome 10, whole genome shotgun sequence contains the following coding sequences:
- a CDS encoding peroxin 14, putative, translating into MSLLLSGVVDDGKSKPEVEHTHSEREKRVSNAVEFLLDSRVRRTPTSSKVHFLKSKGLSAEEICEAFTKVGQPKTLNEIKRILSERPYVPTGPNSQHMTQPLRDESADSVPTPHPNQSRRHTSLLYAPQAPPLPEAAAATRGVDWRDLVIGAGAAVIGGFAAFKAFQLYSPYEIRLKDEGSKPRSRRSRRGGRHASSDSEAERSLVHREVPALPVPAIPVASESHVDAKQAEIERLKTELKETQEALEAEKKGKAELSITLGKLRGQVTAYSRTNEKQESQIKSLQEEVNRLKSEIERKEDSAKVNANSNVEETLDSKEEGLPSSDTESSNPNGASSEVARDTQQQDGPAPLSTETDGTVVGGEAA; encoded by the coding sequence ATGTCTTTGCTGCTGTCGGGGGTAGTGGATGACGGCAAGTCGAAACCAGAAGTGGAACACACTCACTCTGAACGTGAGAAACGTGTTTCAAACGCCGTCGAGTTTCTCCTCGATTCACGTGTGAGGCGGACGCCCACGTCGAGCAAGGTGCACTTTTTGAAGTCGAAAGGCCTTTCTGCGGAAGAAATATGTGAGGCGTTCACCAAAGTTGGACAACCGAAGACACTAAACGAAATCAAAAGAATTTTGAGCGAGCGGCCATATGTGCCAACAGGACCGAATAGCCAGCACATGACTCAGCCTTTGAGGGATGAGAGCGCCGATTCGGTTCCCACGCCTCATCCAAACCAATCCCGGCGTCACACTAGTTTACTTTACGCGCCACAAGCTCCACCGCTCCCCGAAGCGGCTGCTGCCACTCGCGGTGTGGACTGGAGGGATTTGGTAATCGGCGCCGGTGCTGCCGTGATTGGCGGTTTTGCTGCTTTTAAAGCATTTCAATTGTATTCGCCTTATGAAATCCGTCTAAAAGACGAAGGAAGCAAGCCACGATCGCGACGCAGTCGGAGAGGGGGACGTCACGCGTCATCTGACAGTGAGGCTGAGCGGTCACTCGTGCATCGTGAAGTTCCTGCTCTTCCTGTACCCGCAATTCCTGTTGCATCTGAAAGCCACGTGGATGCAAAGCAAGCTGAAATTGAGAGGTTAAAGACTGAGTTGAAGGAGACTCAGGAAGCTCTTGAAGCAGAGAAAAAGGGCAAGGCTGAACTCTCCATCACCCTCGGGAAGTTGCGGGGTCAGGTCACAGCATATTCAAGAACAAACGAAAAGCAGGAGTCACAAATCAAGAGTCTTCAAGAGGAGGTAAACAGGTTGAAAAGTGAAAttgagaggaaagaagattCTGCTAAAGTCAACGCCAATAGTAATGTGGAGGAAACCTTGGACTCTAAGGAAGAAGGTTTACCATCCAGCGACACCGAGTCAAGTAACCCTAATGGTGCCTCATCTGAGGTTGCCCGGGACACCCAACAGCAGGATGGCCCTGCCCCATTAAGCACGGAAACGGACGGAACAGTTGTTGGCGGCGAGGCAGCTTGA
- a CDS encoding ATP synthase F1 subunit gamma, translated as MSGKLRLYKEKLEGYNRFYSIVKTIKMVTLAKYRAAQGRIRTRDFSLRYTELAFSKPQASRDAVAAAKNALVYIPITTNRGSCGALNSNIVRCIDSVVSSKMVLMPVGKRGIDSFSKLFPDEFRYGIINDMKESMHFGYATFVIENAYEVSKDADRYQVIFNRFVSAGVQRNAVYNIPSYEKWKEDLADAGSSDNQKNRYLFANALQNEEEQLIRDFFDFHAALAVLNAVGENELSEQAARLVAVEGQLTNISSLQQRTSSLYNKTRQFGITAALIEILSAMSSLEGNAMKGVRRNKFWEGAVTK; from the coding sequence atgtcAGGTAAGCTTCGTctttacaaagaaaaacttgaGGGGTACAACCGGTTTTACTCTATCGTTAAAACTATTAAGATGGTGACTTTGGCGAAGTATCGTGCGGCGCAGGGACGGATAAGGACACGCGATTTCAGCCTCCGCTATACGGAGTTGGCGTTCAGCAAACCACAAGCATCGAGAGATGCCGTGGCCGCAGCGAAGAATGCCCTTGTTTACATACCGATAACTACGAATCGTGGGTCATGCGGTGCCCTGAACAGCAATATTGTGCGTTGTATCGATTCCGTGGTATCGAGTAAGATGGTATTGATGCCGGTCGGCAAACGTGGTATAGACTCGTTTTCTAAACTGTTTCCCGATGAATTCAGATACGGTATCATTAACGATATGAAGGAATCAATGCATTTTGGTTATGCAACCTTTGTAATTGAAAATGCATATGAAGTGTCCAAGGATGCGGATCGGTATCAGGTGATTTTCAATCGTTTCGTTTCTGCGGGTGTCCAAAGGAATGCCGTTTACAACATTCCATCATATGAGAAGTGGAAAGAGGACCTTGCCGATGCCGGTAGCTCGGACAACCAGAAGAATCGTTACCTTTTTGCGAATGCGCTGCAGAATGAGGAGGAACAGCTTATTCGGGACTTCTTCGATTTTCATGCTGCGCTCGCGGTCCTCAATGCCGTTGGAGAAAACGAGCTTTCCGAGCAAGCTGCCCGTCTGGTTGCTGTTGAGGGTCAGTTGACTAATATCAGCAGCCTGCAACAGAGAACTAGCTCGCTTTACAACAAGACACGGCAGTTTGGTATTACGGCGGCGCTAATTGAAATTCTTTCTGCTATGAGTTCGTTGGAAGGCAATGCTATGAAGGGCGTCAGACGCAACAAATTCTGGGAAGGGGCAGTAACCAAGTAG
- a CDS encoding proteasome subunit alpha 2 (curated by J. Mottram), with protein MSESSYGLTTFSPSGRLVQIEYATTAASKGTTALGVKATDGVVIAAEKKTTSPLADSLTLHKVFALDDHVGCTYSGIGPDCRVLVDAARRACQRYRLTYHEPMPISQLVRQISFLFQEFTQSGGVRPFGCSLLVAGADSRGNHLYQLDPSGTFWTWKATSIGKGSPDARTFLEKRYTNEMEIEDAVHTALLTLKEGFDGRMTAENTQVGRVVEGRFELLTVEQLKDYLDQI; from the coding sequence ATGTCTGAGTCTTCGTACGGTCTTACAACATTCAGTCCTTCCGGAAGACTTGTGCAGATTGAGTATGCAACGACGGCCGCCTCCAAAGGGACAACAGCCTTAGGTGTCAAGGCAACTGATGGTGTTGTCATtgcagcagaaaagaaaacaacatcacCCCTCGCTGACTCCTTAACACTTCATAAAGTGTTTGCTTTGGATGATCATGTTGGCTGTACGTATAGTGGGATTGGTCCTGATTGCCGCGTGCTTGTTGATGCTGCCCGACGCGCATGCCAGCGCTACCGCCTGACATATCATGAGCCAATGCCTATTAGTCAACTGGTTCGTCAAATCAGTTTCTTATTTCAAGAATTCACGCAATCCGGCGGTGTCCGTCCGTTTGGGTGTTCTCTTCTCGTTGCCGGGGCGGATTCTCGTGGAAATCACCTTTATCAACTGGACCCCAGTGGAACCTTCTGGACGTGGAAGGCGACATCTATCGGCAAAGGCAGCCCCGATGCGAGAACATTCCTCGAGAAACGGTACACCAATGAAATGGAAATTGAAGACGCCGTACACACTGCGCTTTTGACACTGAAGGAGGGGTTTGATGGGAGAATGACAGCTGAAAACACGCAAGTGGGTCGGGTGGTTGAAGGTCGCTTTGAACTGCTTACGGTAGAGCAGTTGAAGGATTACCTGGACCAAATCTAA
- a CDS encoding 40S ribosomal protein S6, putative codes for MKLNVAYPRNGTVKQVEVTDEVLRRVNLGDYRLGNEVDGAIFGEAFRGYTFKLRGGSDKEGFPMVQGVMAPSRVSLLVKRGAVGFNTFRGYQGERRRKSLRGCILGSDIAVLNVTVEKVGEQPIEGVTDVSVPRRLGPKRANKIRKLFNLGRTDDVRKYVIRRKVTKEGKKDRFKAPKIQRLITSTIRARRAKKVRVAIDKVRKSAAERREYLRLVGARRRAARQRKAARHHSSRVNAQRKEVDAFKARK; via the coding sequence ATGAAGTTGAATGTCGCCTATCCACGGAACGGCACCGTCAAGCAGGTTGAAGTAACCGATGAGGTCCTCCGCCGTGTCAACTTGGGCGACTACCGCCTTGGCAACGAGGTGGACGGCGCCATATTTGGTGAGGCCTTTAGGGGTTACACCTTCAAACTTCGTGGCGGTTCCGATAAAGAGGGATTTCCAATGGTGCAAGGCGTAATGGCCCCAAGTCGTGTGTCACTTCTTGTGAAGCGTGGCGCTGTTGGCTTCAACACCTTCCGTGGTTATCAGGGTGAGCGTCGCCGCAAGTCCCTCCGTGGCTGCATTCTTGGGAGCGACATTGCCGTGCTGAACGTCACTGTGGAGAAGGTCGGTGAGCAACCAATCGAGGGTGTGACAGACGTGTCGGTACCTCGGCGTTTGGGACCCAAGCGCGCGAACAAAATACGTAAGCTCTTCAATCTCGGTCGCACGGATGACGTACGCAAGTATGTGATCCGTCGGAAGGTGACGAAAGAGGGCAAGAAGGACCGTTTCAAGGCACCCAAGATCCAACGTCTCATCACCTCCACGATTAGGGCACGCCGCGCCAAGAAAGTGCGCGTCGCCATTGATAAAGTTCGCAAATCGGCAGCCGAGCGCCGTGAGTACCTCCGCCTCGTTGGTGCTCGCCGCCGCGCTGCCCGCCAGCGTAAGGCGGCTCGTCATCACTCAAGCAGGGTGAATGCACAGAGGAAGGAGGTTGATGCCTTCAAGGCACGGAAGTAG
- a CDS encoding vacuolar ATP synthase, putative produces the protein MKTQNLLFAASAAVSAGAAAAGAVSCDEMYPQSAAFFGSMGCASALIFANLGSAYGTAKSGVGVAHLGILHADRIMRGIVPVVMAGILGIYGLIVSVIINNNIKTELHAYAAFSGYLHFGAGLAAGLSSLAAGLSIGIAGDASVRAYGKQEKIFVAMILMLIFAEALGLYGLIIALLMNNTANKVNYGPCQ, from the coding sequence ATGAAGACACAAAACTTGCTTTTTGCTGCGTCTGCTGCTGTGTCTGCCGGGGCTGCGGCCGCCGGTGCCGTTTCGTGCGATGAGATGTATCCTCAATCGGCTGCTTTCTTTGGGTCAATGGGATGTGCATCCGCTCTCATTTTTGCGAACCTGGGCTCTGCCTATGGTACGGCGAAATCAGGTGTTGGTGTCGCTCACCTCGGTATACTTCACGCCGATCGGATCATGCGCGGTATTGTGCCTGTTGTCATGGCCGGTATTCTCGGTATATACGGGCTCATTGTGTCCGTCATTATCAACAATAATATCAAAACGGAGCTACATGCATATGCGGCATTTTCCGGATACCTGCATTTTGGTGCGGGACTCGCTGCCGGTTTGTCTTCCTTGGCCGCGGGACTTTCCATCGGGATCGCCGGTGACGCATCCGTCCGCGCGTACGGTaagcaggaaaaaatatttgttgCTATGATTCTGATGCTTATTTTTGCGGAGGCTCTTGGACTCTATGGACTCATTATTGCTCTTCTAATGAACAATACCGCGAACAAAGTTAACTACGGACCGTGTCAGTGA
- a CDS encoding proteasome subunit alpha 5 (curated by J. Mottram), producing MFSSKTEYDRGVNTFSPEGRIFQIEYAIEAIKLGSTSLGIQTPDAVIIAAEKRVPSTLVDPSSVNKILEIDHHIGTVLSGMVADARILVDHARVEAQNHRFTYDEPMSVESCALATCDLSVQFGESGGRKKLMSRPFGVSLLIAGVDENGPQLWQTDPSGTYTRYDAQAIGGGAEAAQTVFSERYHRNMTVEEAENLTVQILRQVMEEKLTKTSVEIAIVPVSTGRLQIYDQEQIQRIIDRQAEEN from the coding sequence atgttcTCCTCCAAAACCGAGTATGACCGTGGCGTTAACACCTTTAGCCCAGAGGGTCGCATTTTCCAAATTGAATACGCCATCGAGGCAATCAAGTTGGGAAGCACAAGCTTGGGAATTCAAACCCCCGATGCTGTTATCATTGCTGCCGAGAAGCGGGTGCCATCAACACTGGTTGATCCGTCAAGTGTAAATAAGATCCTGGAAATCGATCATCATATCGGGACCGTTCTTAGTGGCATGGTGGCGGATGCGAGAATACTTGTGGACCATGCGCGTGTGGAGGCACAAAATCACCGTTTCACCTATGATGAGCCGATGAGCGTTGAATCGTGTGCCTTGGCGACGTGCGACCTGTCAGTTCAGTTTGGTGAAAGCGGGGGACGGAAGAAACTCATGTCGAGGCCCTTCGGTGTCTCATTATTGATTGCCGGTGTTGACGAAAACGGACCCCAGCTTTGGCAAACAGACCCGAGCGGCACTTATACACGTTACGATGCTCAAGCAATCGGTGGTGGTGCCGAGGCTGCTCAAACTGTTTTCAGTGAGCGTTATCATCGGAACATGACAGTTGAGGAGGCAGAGAATCTCACCGTGCAGATTTTACGGCAGGTGATGGAAGAGAAGCTAACGAAGACCAGCGTTGAAATTGCAATTGTTCCGGTTTCCACTGGGCGGCTTCAAATATATGACCAGGAACAGATACAGCGGATCATTGATCGGCAGGCCGAGGAAAATTAA
- a CDS encoding GPI transamidase component GAA1 produces the protein MLQAGTKKFLREYGSTCAPLFLALGVCLICCLPAACPKENFIDENAISVSRVPVITGMLGELHMDTRISQYTRVVRGRRSVGSESIAVYVNAAFESSVVLANHLIYVLREKENMACDTNFYFFNDTSKDWPIPDSFVRAAIVINVTSFHTNNLCFNVFGANGMQPNQDLFNLAVAIAEKWRFNIDVLCQNPYISFSTSRPIYEHYFLALQTALVAPLRYQPWYKMRSRGISLLAISTEKSERRTKSSYGYNMAAAHEQLIATLSYLHERFHHSTSVWIPLSVDQYVEYDVIQFATILFVASLLSTCYSIYEVEGFSFSPCAALVSATGLAALVSTLNFGTAGFFVSSGVLTVGLGAFSWDMSWGAINAVVLCLLIILQPVAGLVMGFGATLQLQFIHVRCRKWHVLLIGAILSWIVLVALTEVMKAKLFDTETTAGVYFSFFLYPNALWISSRLIRSTLGA, from the coding sequence ATGTTGCAGGCGGGAACAAAGAAGTTTCTTAGGGAGTATGGAAGCACATGCGCTCCCCTGTTCTTGGCACTTGGCGTATGCCTTATATGCTGCTTACCTGCCGCGTGCCCAAAGGAAAACTTCATTGATGAAAATGCCATCAGCGTCTCGAGAGTTCCGGTAATTACTGGGATGTTGGGTGAGCTCCATATGGACACGAGGATTTCACAATATACGCGCGTGGTTCGTGGCCGACGCTCCGTGGGCTCCGAATCTATTGCCGTTTACGTTAATGCTGCCTTTGAATCCTCCGTTGTGTTGGCTAATCACCTGATTTACGTGCTGcgagagaaggaaaacatgGCATGCGATACgaatttttacttttttaatgACACAAGCAAAGATTGGCCAATCCCCGATTCCTTCGTCCGCGCGGCTATAGTTATTAACGTGACGTCGTTTCACACAAATAACCTTTGTTTTAATGTGTTTGGTGCCAACGGAATGCAACCAAATCAAGATCTATTCAACCTCGCAGTAGCGATAGCGGAGAAGTGGAGGTTTAATATTGATGTTTTATGCCAAAATCCGtatatttcattttccacGAGTCGACCAATATACGAACACTACTTCCTTGCTCTGCAGACGGCGTTGGTCGCACCGTTACGCTACCAACCGTGGTATAAAATGCGGTCGCGTGGCATCAGTTTGTTGGCAATTAGCACCGAAAAGTCCGAACGCAGGACCAAATCGTCTTACGGTTATAACATGGCCGCTGCGCACGAGCAGCTCATCGCAACTCTTAGTTATCTGCACGAACGTTTTCATCACTCAACATCTGTTTGGATACCACTAAGTGTTGATCAGTACGTCGAGTATGATGTCATCCAATTTGCCACGATTTTATTTGTCGCTTCCCTCCTATCGACGTGTTACTCCATATACGAAGTAGAGGGGTTCAGCTTTTCCCCGTGCGCGGCGTTGGTTAGTGCAACCGGCTTGGCTGCCTTGGTTTCAACATTGAATTTTGGTACCGCTGGATTTTTTGTGAGCAGTGGTGTCCTGACGGTTGGGCTTGGTGCATTTTCATGGGACATGTCGTGGGGTGCCATAAATGCCGTGGTGTTATGTCTTCTCATCATTCTTCAACCTGTAGCGGGGTTGGTCATGGGGTTTGGTGCCACTCTGCAGCTTCAGTTTATCCATGTAAGGTGCCGCAAGTGGCACGTGTTGCTGATTGGAGCGATCCTTTCATGGATCGTTTTAGTTGCCTTGACGGAAGTGATGAAAGCAAAATTGTTTGACACAGAGACTACAGCTGGCGTATATTTCTCGTTTTTTCTATATCCCAATGCCTTATGGATTTCCAGCAGGCTGATTCGGTCGACGTTGGGTGCTTAG
- a CDS encoding 60S ribosomal protein L32, putative: MVKPFVPRNIVKKRTKKFTRHRCELFPQLSSSWRKPRGEDSPVRRRYKGQKAMPNKGYGSDRRTKYITPSGFKNFPVNNVQDLYMLLMQNRKYAGVISHTVGAKARKAIVRKAHELDVRLINGNAKLRRVDV, from the coding sequence ATGGTGAAGCCGTTCGTGCCCCGGAATATCGTGAAGAAGCGCACGAAGAAGTTCACGCGCCATAGGTGTGAGCTCTTCCCGCAGCTAAGCAGCAGTTGGCGGAAGCCTCGTGGTGAGGACTCGCCGGTTCGTCGCCGCTACAAGGGACAGAAGGCAATGCCAAACAAGGGTTATGGAAGCGACCGCAGAACAAAGTATATCACCCCGTCAGGTTTCAAAAACTTTCCCGTCAACAACGTGCAAGATCTTTATATGCTCCTAATGCAAAACCGCAAGTACGCTGGTGTCATTTCACATACTGTGGGAGCCAAAGCCCGCAAAGCGATTGTCCGGAAGGCTCACGAGCTTGACGTACGTCTGATTAATGGTAATGCCAAATTGCGGCGTGTTGACGTTTAA
- a CDS encoding centromere/microtubule binding protein, with translation MVSKKLGEAQRKEDFCIPLEGQHTDCALSPEEWPLLLKNYDRLNVRSSHFTVLDCGWSPLRRPLSQYVKYGMINLDKPSNPSSHEVVSWIKRILKCEKTGHAGTLDPKVTGALIICIDRATRLVKSQQNAGKTYIGVLRLHDTVSEKKVVASLQRLTGPCFQRPPLIAAVKRQLRIRNIYSNQLIEYDKHRHLAVFETHCEAGTYIRTLCVHLGLILGVGGHMEELRRIRTGVISEDDHISTMHDVLDAQWLYDNEKDETYLRRVILPCEYLLTNYKRVVVKDSAVNAVCYGAKLMIPGLARFDNGIERDDVIVLMTTKGEAIALAYAEMSTSQMASVDHGIVARSKRVIMDRDTYPRRWGLGPVAVKKRTMMKDGLLDKYGRPQANTPSDWFYVDYGGVSTNAEGVQYGEAPRKNGKRPRSEADDT, from the coding sequence ATGGTCAGTAAGAAGCTTGGTGAGGCACAACGTAAAGAGGATTTTTGCATTCCCCTGGAGGGCCAACATACGGATTGCGCACTCTCACCGGAAGAATGGCCGCTTTTACTGAAAAACTATGACAGGCTGAACGTGCGGTCTTCCCACTTTACGGTTTTGGATTGTGGATGGTCTCCGCTTCGGAGACCCCTGTCCCAGTATGTGAAGTACGGCATGATTAACCTTGACAAGCCCTCTAATCCTAGTTCACACGAAGTGGTGTCATGGATTAAACGCATTTTGAAGTGTGAAAAAACCGGGCATGCGGGAACGTTGGATCCTAAAGTAACCGGAGCCCTCATCATTTGTATTGACCGAGCAACACGTTTAGTGAAGTCTCAGCAGAATGCCGGTAAAACATACATTGGTGTGTTGCGCCTTCATGACACggtgagtgaaaaaaaggTTGTTGCCTCGCTGCAGCGCCTTACAGGTCCCTGTTTTCAAAGACCACCGTTAATTGCGGCGGTGAAGCGTCAGCTTCGTATCCGCAATATATATTCAAATCAGCTTATTGAGTATGACAAACATCGTCACTTGGCCGTGTTTGAGACTCACTGCGAGGCAGGCACGTACATACGAACCCTTTGTGTTCATCTCGGGTTGATTTTGGGTGTCGGTGGCCATATGGAAGAGTTACGACGAATTCGAACCGGGGTGATATCTGAAGACGACCACATCTCGACCATGCATGACGTTCTTGATGCGCAGTGGCTGTATGATAACGAGAAGGATGAAACGTACCTTCGGAGAGTAATTCTCCCCTGTGAATATTTATTAACAAACTACAAGCGTGTGGTTGTGAAAGATTCTGCCGTAAACGCGGTCTGCTACGGGGCTAAGCTCATGATTCCTGGACTCGCGCGCTTCGACAACGGAATTGAAAGGGATGATGTTATTGTCCTCATGACCACTAAGGGGGAGGCCATTGCATTAGCTTATGCTGAAATGTCCACATCACAAATGGCTTCAGTGGATCATGGTATCGTGGCTCGAAGCAAACGTGTGATCATGGATCGAGACACGTATCCGAGACGTTGGGGACTTGGCCCCGTTGCTGTGAAGAAGCGTACGATGATGAAAGATGGACTTCTGGACAAGTACGGCCGTCCCCAAGCAAACACGCCGTCCGACTGGTTTTACGTGGACTACGGTGGCGTTAGTACGAATGCTGAAGGCGTTCAGTACGGGGAGGCCCCAAGAAAGAATGGAAAGCGCCCTAGGTCAGAAGCAGATGACACCTAA
- a CDS encoding cytochrome C oxidase subunit VI, putative: MPFVDHNKYKIQREDLPALPHFTDFNDPRFCGTNNKQKNGILAYYQWLHCVGNWGEEHSMCKKMRWYVERMMQEVWLEKWEEKRALGHFDHVLLYGVKPWKDFEPLYQPVKTNRKGAYEFWLDRDFEPLYDADASDFCEKAPILHDIFVKGKKPVYDE; encoded by the coding sequence ATGCCCTTTGTCGATCACAATAAATACAAGATTCAGAGGGAGGATTTGCCAGCCCTTCCCCATTTCACAGATTTTAACGACCCCCGCTTCTGTGGgaccaacaacaaacagaagaatGGTATACTTGCGTACTACCAGTGGCTTCACTGTGTTGGAAACTGGGGAGAGGAACATTCCATGTGCAAGAAGATGCGGTGGTACGTGGAACGCATGATGCAGGAGGTTTGGTTGGAAAAATGGGAGGAGAAGCGTGCTCTAGGACATTTTGATCACGTTCTTCTGTACGGTGTTAAACCGTGGAAAGACTTTGAGCCGTTGTACCAACCTGTAAAGACAAACCGCAAGGGCGCCTACGAGTTCTGGCTGGACCGCGACTTTGAACCACTTTATGATGCCGATGCTTCGGATTTCTGCGAAAAAGCACCGATTCTCCATGACATTTTTGTCAAGGGGAAGAAACCCGTATATGATGAGTAG
- a CDS encoding pumilio RNA-binding protein, translating into MCSSSQGSLSLFLFVLFALKVSFWVYRMWTVQEDEYKNTELSFSGLELSPLSGTEDAAFKPIGVYTKSSQVFVNASTTPLTGTPPNDRCPTATLLPPQRTPGSPAAAGRFFPRSQAANVSVMRVDAPPFEPSSNNLAAAITFVETPTGGKRGGLPFTGPSERRSPHLMMPIDDTPGRDKDRTTSQYVEWSGHHVNSYHSHNAMRPFTTGGSGNSTVSVENLRGNVYELAKDQHGCRFLQRLLCDPEADCEIPRTIMSEIVPHVAELMTDQYANFLVQKLFDIMPKDVRYSVACVAAPKIAAIALTPHGTFSVQKMIETISSREELVIIREALSKDVVRLVKDANGNHAIQKVLQLFEPDDKEFVYAAVAVDCITIAKNKQGCCVLQRCLEYASPAQRSTLVRHILECCLQIAEDPYGNYVLQYVISAGDSKTIDTIAIAFLPHLVQLCMNKFSSNVMEKVLCRVSPLVQEMYVDTMCTPEVAARLIQDDFGNYVLQTALTICTAGQAEALVSVIRPLMPSIRNTPYAKKLEGKIESAMLKNANGHVPAVGVEMGRLLEMQEAGSEHSPSCHSSDIRAPQNQPLSG; encoded by the coding sequence ATGTGTTCCAGTTCCCAAGgatcattatcattgtttttatttgttttgtttgcactTAAGGTATCATTTTGGGTATATAGGATGTGGACTGTGCAGGAGGACGAGTACAAGAACACTGAACTCAGTTTTTCAGGTTTGGAGTTAAGTCCGCTCAGTGGAACTGAGGACGCGGCGTTCAAACCTATTGGAGTGTACACGAAAAGTTCACAGGTGTTTGTTAATGCCTCCACGACACCATTGACGGGCACCCCACCAAATGACCGTTGCCCAACAGCAACTTTACTTCCACCACAACGAACTCCTGGAAGTCCTGCTGCGGCGGGACGTTTTTTCCCACGTTCCCAAGCTGCTAATGTCAGTGTCATGCGCGTCGATGCGCCGCCTTTTGAGCCGTCGTCTAACAATTTGGCGGCTGCCATTACTTTTGTTGAGACGCCAACCGGAGGGAAACGTGGCGGGTTGCCTTTCACAGGACCTTCAGAGCGCCGCAGCCCCCATTTAATGATGCCTATTGATGACACACCCGGGAGGGATAAGGATCGTACCACATCTCAATATGTGGAATGGAGTGGCCATCATGTTAATTCATACCACTCCCACAACGCCATGCGCCCCTTTACCACTGGTGGTAGTGGCAACAGTACTGTAAGTGTCGAGAATTTAAGGGGAAACGTTTACGAGCTGGCAAAGGATCAACATGGTTGTCGCTTCCTTCAGCGCTTGCTGTGCGATCCGGAGGCAGATTGTGAGATTCCTCGGACGATAATGAGCGAAATTGTTCCACACGTCGCTGAATTGATGACAGATCAATATGCCAACTTCTTGGTTCAAAAGCTGTTTGATATTATGCCTAAAGATGTAAGGTACAGCGTCGCATGTGTTGCGGCCCCGAAAATTGCTGCCATAGCGCTTACGCCGCACGGTACCTTCAGCGTGCAAAAGATGATCGAAACTATTTCCTCACGTGAGGAGTTAGTGATCATTCGTGAAGCGCTATCCAAAGATGTTGTGCGTCTTGTGAAGGATGCGAATGGTAATCACGCTATTCAAAAGGTTCTTCAGCTGTTTGAACCGGATGATAAAGAGTTCGTTtacgctgccgttgctgtggACTGCATTACCATTGCAAAGAATAAGCAGGGTTGCTGTGTGCTGCAACGTTGCCTCGAGTATGCTTCCCCTGCTCAGCGGTCCACCCTAGTGAGACATATTTTGGAGTGCTGTTTGCAAATTGCTGAGGATCCGTATGGAAATTATGTTCTCCAGTACGTGATTTCCGCGGGTGATAGCAAAACCATTGACACGATTGCAATCGCATTTCTGCCTCATTTAGTCCAATTATGCATGAACAAATTTAGCTCCAACGTCATGGAGAAGGTTTTATGCCGAGTGTCACCACTCGTGCAGGAAATGTACGTGGATACTATGTGTACACCGGAGGTTGCAGCTCGATTAATTCAGGATGATTTCGGCAACTACGTACTTCAAACAGCATTGACTATATGCACGGCAGGACAAGCGGAAGCGCTTGTTTCTGTCATTCGGCCTCTGATGCCATCAATTAGGAATACGCCTTATGCAAAGAAGCTTGAGGGAAAAATTGAGAGCGCCATGTTGAAGAATGCGAATGGTCACGTGCCTGCAGTTGGTGTTGAAATGGGCCGACTGTTGGAAATGCAGGAAGCGGGAAGTGAACATTCGCCCTCTTGCCACAGTTCTGATATTCGTGCGCCTCAAAACCAACCGCTCTCCGGCTGA
- a CDS encoding 60S ribosomal protein L37a, putative yields the protein MAKRTVKMGVMGRYGARYGSNPRKRAKKLEVSQHAKHFCSFCGKFAFRRKAVGIWRCDGCSKTVAGGAYTLSTPNNTTVRSTVRRLRELKQSN from the coding sequence ATGGCAAAGCGTACCGTCAAGATGGGCGTCATGGGGCGCTATGGCGCCCGCTATGGTTCGAACCCACGTAAGCGCGCCAAGAAGCTGGAGGTGTCTCAGCATGCGAAACACTTCTGCTCCTTCTGCGGGAAGTTTGCCTTTCGGCGCAAGGCCGTTGGCATTTGGCGCTGCGATGGTTGCAGCAAAACTGTCGCTGGTGGCGCCTACACGCTTAGCACACCAAACAACACCACGGTGCGTTCCACCGTTCGCCGCCTTCGTGAGCTGAAGCAGTCTAACTAA